Proteins from a single region of Dehalococcoidia bacterium:
- a CDS encoding phenylalanine--tRNA ligase subunit beta: protein MKCSLKWLRQYVDITLSPEELAKRMTLAGTEVSRIEVIGGWENVYIGQIAAVNPHPNADRLRLATVSLGGEQVTVVCGAPNLVIGDKIAFAKTGANLIDGHNGEKITLKPSKIRGVLSEGMVCSEMELGLSKSHEGILVLPPDAPLGGKLADYMGDVVFDLEVTPNRPDMLSILGIAHEVAALIGAAVREPNLDYMFAGRSIDESVSVEIADAELCPRYCAALVTDVKIGESPSWLKEALTASGVRCINNVVDITNFVMLEYGQPLHAFDYNRIGCSKIIIRRAVEGEVLATLDGIERKLTADTLVITDPNHAIAVAGVMGGATSEVTPATTSILLEAASFKPASVHNTAVRLKLQSEASARFERGIRAELTLPAARRAVQLMVELCGGKAAEGIIDHYPGRKEPAPVALTTAEVKRILGLEVSPAQIEKTLVSLGCAVARRSEHEFAVTAPYWRSDLRLDADFIEDIARIMGYEHIPERLLSGTMPRQNPNPMLGLRAKIRQQLSGFGFQEIITYALTDRPTLEKGLNTPLAVDPLRVAHPMSSEQECLRTSLRGNVLAALSSNIRREEGAILLFETGHIYLPRPNDLPTEPEMLCGVLTATSAAKVWQGRKEPVDFFDAKGAVEGLMAALGVSVSFNESTDAGLRTGRQAAIMAGNTQIGVLGELHPKVAQAFELPVGTYLFEINSDTLMPYTLEAAHYEPLPRFPAVMRDLALVLDEAVSHKQVMDVISGFSLVKKAVLFDVYSGKQVAAGKKSLAYSLTFQSPDHTLTDAEVDKVLEAILKKLQTELGAALRA, encoded by the coding sequence ATGAAGTGCTCGCTCAAGTGGCTCCGGCAGTACGTTGACATAACCCTCTCACCGGAGGAGCTGGCGAAGCGCATGACGCTGGCCGGCACCGAGGTGTCTCGTATCGAGGTCATCGGAGGCTGGGAGAACGTTTACATCGGCCAGATTGCCGCTGTCAACCCGCACCCCAACGCCGACCGCCTCAGGCTGGCGACCGTCAGCCTGGGCGGGGAGCAGGTGACGGTCGTGTGTGGAGCGCCGAACCTGGTTATCGGTGACAAAATTGCCTTCGCAAAAACCGGTGCCAACCTCATTGACGGCCACAACGGCGAGAAGATTACGCTCAAACCCTCGAAGATACGCGGCGTGCTGTCCGAGGGCATGGTTTGCTCCGAGATGGAGCTGGGCCTCTCGAAGAGCCACGAGGGCATCCTCGTCCTGCCCCCTGACGCTCCGCTGGGCGGCAAACTCGCCGATTATATGGGCGATGTGGTATTCGACCTGGAGGTGACGCCCAACCGCCCCGACATGCTCTCTATCCTGGGCATCGCCCACGAGGTGGCGGCGCTTATCGGAGCCGCCGTGCGCGAGCCGAACCTGGATTATATGTTCGCCGGGCGCTCCATCGACGAGAGCGTCTCGGTGGAGATAGCCGACGCCGAGTTGTGCCCGCGCTACTGCGCGGCTCTGGTCACCGACGTCAAGATCGGTGAGTCGCCGAGCTGGCTCAAGGAGGCGCTCACCGCCTCCGGCGTGCGCTGCATCAACAACGTGGTGGATATCACCAACTTTGTCATGCTGGAGTACGGCCAGCCGTTGCACGCCTTCGATTACAACCGGATAGGCTGTTCGAAAATCATCATACGCCGAGCCGTTGAGGGCGAGGTACTTGCCACGCTCGACGGAATTGAGCGCAAGCTGACCGCCGATACGCTTGTCATCACCGATCCCAATCATGCCATTGCCGTTGCCGGCGTCATGGGCGGAGCTACCAGCGAGGTCACTCCCGCCACGACTTCAATCCTGCTGGAAGCGGCCAGTTTCAAGCCGGCCAGCGTACACAACACCGCTGTGCGCCTCAAGCTGCAAAGCGAAGCCAGCGCCCGCTTCGAGCGGGGCATCCGGGCGGAGCTTACTCTCCCCGCCGCCCGCCGCGCCGTGCAGCTCATGGTGGAGTTGTGCGGGGGTAAAGCGGCCGAGGGCATTATCGACCACTATCCCGGCCGCAAGGAACCCGCACCCGTTGCCCTCACCACCGCCGAGGTAAAGCGCATCCTGGGGCTGGAAGTCTCTCCGGCGCAGATAGAAAAGACGCTCGTGTCGCTCGGCTGTGCAGTCGCTCGACGCTCCGAGCACGAGTTTGCCGTGACCGCCCCCTACTGGCGCAGTGACCTGCGTCTGGATGCTGACTTCATCGAAGACATCGCCCGCATTATGGGCTACGAACATATCCCCGAAAGGTTGCTCTCGGGTACCATGCCGCGCCAGAACCCCAACCCCATGCTGGGCCTGCGCGCGAAGATACGCCAGCAGCTTTCCGGTTTCGGCTTCCAGGAGATAATCACCTACGCCTTGACCGACCGCCCGACGCTGGAAAAAGGGCTCAACACCCCCCTCGCTGTTGACCCACTGCGGGTGGCGCACCCCATGAGCAGCGAGCAGGAGTGCCTGCGCACCAGCCTGCGCGGCAACGTGCTGGCGGCGCTCTCGTCCAACATACGGCGCGAAGAAGGCGCAATACTCCTTTTTGAGACCGGGCATATCTATCTGCCGCGTCCCAATGACTTACCGACAGAACCTGAGATGCTCTGCGGCGTGCTCACGGCGACAAGCGCCGCTAAAGTATGGCAGGGGCGCAAGGAGCCGGTGGACTTCTTCGACGCCAAGGGGGCTGTAGAGGGCTTGATGGCCGCGCTTGGCGTGAGCGTCAGCTTTAACGAAAGTACGGATGCCGGCTTGCGCACAGGCAGGCAGGCGGCAATCATGGCCGGCAACACTCAGATCGGCGTGCTGGGCGAGTTACACCCGAAGGTGGCGCAGGCGTTCGAACTGCCCGTTGGAACGTACCTCTTCGAGATAAACTCAGATACGCTTATGCCCTACACTCTAGAGGCGGCGCATTACGAGCCGCTGCCGCGTTTCCCGGCCGTCATGCGCGACCTGGCGCTGGTGCTGGACGAGGCGGTCAGCCACAAGCAAGTAATGGATGTTATCAGCGGCTTCTCGCTGGTTAAGAAAGCCGTGCTGTTCGACGTGTATTCAGGCAAGCAGGTGGCGGCGGGCAAGAAGTCGCTGGCCTACAGCCTGACCTTCCAGTCACCCGACCATACCCTCACCGACGCCGAGGTGGACAAAGTCCTCGAAGCCATACT